In Penaeus vannamei isolate JL-2024 chromosome 15, ASM4276789v1, whole genome shotgun sequence, the following are encoded in one genomic region:
- the LOC138864180 gene encoding calphotin-like, with protein sequence MSGYIRTVSSASRHIVLDRNMMILVLTALVASCCAAPQVYPAVSAPSALVYAQSNSPAVMKIPEPGINLGAPLAARAPVAPVVAAPVPFVQSAAPIPVAPAAPLLKSTAVMASAAPIPVAAAAPLLKTAAVVASAAPIPVAPIDPVVKSAVPVPVAPAAPLLKSTAVVSSAVPVPVAPAAPLLKTAGVVSSAVPVPVAPAAPIPVAPAAPLLKTAGVVSSAVPVPVAPAAPIPVAPAAPLLKTAGVVSSAVPVPVAPAAPIPVAPAAPLLKSTAVMASAAPIPVAPAAPLLKAAAVMASAVPVPMAPAAPIPVAPAAPFPVAPIAPMVKSAVPVTVVAAPEPLMAPEPPMPSLSVPHVGGQFHAQDEAGQYSFGHYGGPNTRVETRDFMGRTFGSFAYMDSEGDVQVRKYAAAPLTGFRVAATDLVEDTVAVAEVKSILARARAANALVTPA encoded by the exons ATGAGCGGGTATATAAGAACCGTCTCTTCTGCCAGCCGCCACATCGTCCTCGACCGCAACATGATGATCCTC GTGTTGACAGCGCTGGTGGCCTCGTGCTGCGCGGCCCCGCAGGTGTACCCGGCGGTGTCAGCTCCGAGCGCCCTGGTTTACGCTCAGTCCAACTCTCCCGCCGTGATGAAGATCCCTGAGCCAGGCATCAACCTGGGCGCTCccctcgccgcccgcgcccccgtCGCCCCCGTCGTCGCTGCCCCAGTCCCCTTCGTCCAGAGCGCCGCCCCCATCCCCGTGGCTCCAGCTGCCCCGCTGCTGAAGAGCACGGCCGTCATGGCCTCTGCTGCCCCTATCCCCGTGGCTGCAGCTGCCCCGCTGCTGAAGACCGCGGCCGTCGTGGCCTCTGCTGCCCCTATCCCAGTGGCTCCGATTGATCCCGTGGTCAAGAGCGCTGTCCCCGTCCCTGTGGCTCCAGCTGCCCCGCTGCTGAAGAGCACGGCCGTCGTGTCCTCTGCTGTCCCCGTCCCTGTGGCTCCAGCTGCCCCGCTGCTGAAGACCGCGGGCGTCGTGTCCTCTGCTGTTCCTGTCCCTGTGGCCCCAGCTGCCCCTATCCCTGTGGCTCCAGCTGCCCCGCTGCTGAAGACCGCGGGCGTCGTGTCCTCTGCTGTTCCTGTCCCTGTGGCCCCAGCTGCCCCTATCCCTGTGGCTCCAGCTGCCCCGCTGCTGAAGACCGCGGGCGTCGTGTCCTCTGCTGTTCCTGTCCCTGTGGCCCCAGCTGCCCCTATCCCTGTGGCTCCAGCTGCCCCGCTGCTGAAGAGCACGGCCGTCATGGCCTCTGCTGCCCCTATCCCCGTGGCTCCAGCTGCACCGCTGCTGAAGGCCGCGGCCGTCATGGCCTCTGCTGTCCCTGTTCCTATGGCTCCGGCTGCCCCTATCCCAGTGGCTCCAGCTGCTCCTTTCCCTGTGGCTCCGATTGCCCCTATGGTCAAGAGCGCTGTCCCCGTCACTGTAGTGGCAGCGCCTGAGCCCCTGATGGCCCCTGAACCCCCCATGCCCTCCCTCAGCGTCCCTCACGTGGGAGGCCAATTCCACGCCCAGGACGAGGCTGGCCAGTATTCCTTCGGCCACTACGGCGGCCCCAACACCCGTGTGGAGACCAGGGACTTTATGGGCCGAACCTTCGGCAGCTTCGCCTACATGGACTCCGAGGGGGACGTCCAGGTGAGGAAGTACGCCGCTGCTCCTCTCACCGGTTTCAGGGTGGCCGCCACTGACCTCGTCGAGGACACGGTCGCCGTGGCTGAGGTCAAGTCCATCCTCGCCCGCGCCCGAGCTGCCAATGCCCTGGTCACACCTGCATAA
- the LOC113813118 gene encoding calphotin isoform X2: MQFLVLAVLAASCSAAPQMFRAVSGDLFLLRSDIPAVVKIPEPGIKLAAPLTEAVALVSVPASPVAPVVKTVEVVASLGTVVGSGAVVAPAAPVVVEPVVKNAVVSVSAPVVKSASVVVPAAPVVSVPVVKNAEVVAVPSPVVKSASDVAPDVGVIVEPVVKSAVVAVSAPVVVDPVVKTPVAVAPVPVVKAAPVPVPVVKAAPVPVPVVKAAPVPVPVVKAAPVPVVKAAPVPVPVVKAAPVPVPVVKAAPVPVVKAAPVPVPVVKAAPVPVPVVKAAPSLTVVDAAPVAVAPVTPLVKSAAIVAPAAPVAVAPVVKSAVPVTVVAAPEPLMAPEPPMPSLSVPHVGGQFHAQDEAGQYTFGHYGGPNTRVETRDSLGRTSGSFAYVDPEGDVQVRKYAAAPGSGFRVAASDLVEDTLAVAQVKSAHARAHQAVKSLTANSVVTLV, encoded by the exons ATGCAGTTCCTG GTCCTGGCAGTGCTGGCAGCCTCGTGCTCCGCGGCGCCGCAGATGTTCCGCGCTGTGTCCGGGGATCTTTTCTTGCTTCGCTCAGACATCCCGGCAGTTGTCAAGATCCCCGAGCCAGGAATCAAGCTGGCTGCTCCTCTTACAGAAGCTGTTGCCCTTGTCTCTGTCCCTGCTTCGCCTGTTGCTCCTGTTGTCAAGACGGTGGAAGTCGTTGCTTCTCTTGGTACTGTTGTCGGAAGCGGAGCAGTTGTGGCTCCTGCTGCCCCTGTGGTGGTCGAGCCTGTAGTCAAGAATGCAGTTGTGTCTGTTTCTGCCCCTGTAGTCAAGAGTGCGTCAGTCGTGGTTCCTGCTGCCCCTGTGGTAAGTGTTCCTGTAGTCAAGAATGCAGAAGTTGTGGCTGTCCCTTCCCCTGTAGTGAAGAGCGCCTCAGATGTGGCTCCTGATGTCGGTGTGATAGTTGAGCCTGTAGTAAAGAGCGCAGTTGTGGCTGTTTCTGCTCCTGTGGTAGTTGATCCCGTAGTCAAGACCCCTGTGGCAGTTGCCCCTGTCCCTGTTGTGAAGGCcgcccctgtccctgtccctgttgtGAAGGCcgcccctgtccctgtccctgttgtGAAGGCcgcccctgtccctgtccctgttgtGAAGGCCGCCCCTGTCCCTGTTGTGAAGGCcgcccctgtccctgtccctgttgtGAAGGCcgcccctgtccctgtccctgttgtGAAGGCCGCCCCTGTCCCTGTTGTGAAGGCcgcccctgtccctgtccctgttgtGAAGGCcgcccctgtccctgtccctgttgtGAAG GCCGCCCCTTCCCTTACCGTCGTTGACGCTGCCCCTGTAGCTGTGGCCCCTGTTACCCCGCTGGTCAAGAGTGCAGCCATTGTGGCTCCTGCTGCCCCTGTGGCAGTCGCCCCTGTGGTCAAGAGCGCTGTCCCCGTCACTGTGGTGGCAGCGCCTGAGCCCCTCATGGCCCCTGAACCCCCCATGCCCTCCCTCAGCGTCCCTCACGTGGGAGGCCAATTCCACGCCCAGGACGAGGCCGGCCAGTACACCTTCGGCCACTACGGCGGCCCCAACACCCGCGTGGAGACCAGGGACTCTTTGGGTCGTACCTCCGGCAGCTTCGCCTACGTGGACCCCGAGGGGGACGTCCAGGTGAGGAAGTACGCCGCCGCCCCCGGTTCTGGCTTCAGGGTGGCCGCCTCTGACCTCGTCGAGGACACGCTGGCCGTGGCTCAGGTCAagtccgcccacgcccgcgcccaccaAGCTGTTAAGTCGTTGACAGCAAATTCTGTTGTCACGCTAGTTTGA
- the LOC138864223 gene encoding cuticle protein 7-like, which translates to MAPEPPMPSLSVPHVGGQFHAQDEAGQYSFGHYGGPNTRVETRDSLGRTSGSFAYVDPEGDVQVRKYAAAPGSGFRVAASDLVEDTPAVAQVKSAHARAHETAKSLVRDAVATTA; encoded by the coding sequence ATGGCCCCTGAACCCCCCATGCCCTCCCTCAGCGTCCCTCACGTGGGAGGCCAATTCCACGCCCAGGACGAGGCCGGTCAGTATTCCTTCGGCCACTACGGCGGCCCCAACACCCGCGTGGAGACCAGGGACTCTTTGGGTCGTACCTCCGGCAGCTTCGCCTACGTGGACCCCGAGGGGGACGTCCAGGTGAGGAAGTACGCCGCCGCCCCCGGTTCTGGCTTCAGGGTGGCCGCCTCTGACCTCGTCGAGGACACGCCCGCCGTGGCCCAGGTCAagtccgcccacgcccgcgcccacgaaACCGCCAAGTCTCTCGTGCGGGACGCTGTCGCCACGACTGCATGA
- the LOC113813137 gene encoding cuticle protein 19.8-like, whose translation MKLIVLSLLAATCSAAPQLYQTVAGTVASPQWNLPAVMKIPEPGVNLGMVLTAPAPVPVVKAAPSLTFVEASPVAVAPVAPLVKSAAIVAPAAPVAVAPVVKSAVPVTVVAAPEPLMAPEPPMPSLSVPHVGGQFHAQDEAGQYTFGHYGGPNTRVETRDSLGRTSGSFAYVDPEGDVQVRKYAAAPGSGFRVAASDLVEDTPAVAQVKSAHARAHAQQAAMSLAGNSAVTLI comes from the exons ATGAAACTCATT GTTTTATCTCTGTTGGCAGCAACATGCTCCGCGGCTCCGCAGCTTTATCAGACGGTGGCAGGAACTGTGGCCAGTCCACAGTGGAACCTTCCGGCTGTTATGAAGATTCCTGAACCAGGTGTAAACTTGGGAATGGTATTAACCgcccctgcccctgtccctgtTGTGAAGGCcgccccttcccttaccttcgtTGAAGCTTCCCCTGTAGCTGTGGCTCCTGTTGCCCCGCTAGTCAAGAGTGCAGCCATTGTGGCTCCTGCTGCCCCTGTGGCAGTCGCCCCTGTGGTCAAGAGCGCTGTCCCCGTCACTGTAGTGGCAGCGCCTGAGCCCCTCATGGCCCCTGAACCCCCCATGCCCTCCCTCAGCGTCCCTCACGTGGGAGGCCAATTCCACGCCCAGGACGAGGCCGGCCAGTACACCTTCGGCCACTACGGCGGCCCCAACACCCGCGTGGAGACCAGGGACTCTTTGGGTCGTACCTCCGGCAGCTTCGCCTACGTGGACCCCGAGGGGGACGTCCAGGTGAGGAAGTACGCCGCCGCCCCCGGTTCTGGCTTCAGGGTGGCCGCCTCTGACCTCGTCGAGGACACGCCCGCCGTGGCCCAGGTCAagtccgcccacgcccgcgcccacgcccaaCAAGCTGCTATGTCGTTAGCAGGAAATTCCGCTGTCACGCTGATTTAA
- the LOC138859149 gene encoding cuticle protein 19.8-like — MKFIVLSLLAATCSAAPQLYQTVAGTVASPQWNLPAVMKIPEPGVNLGMVLTAPAPVPVVKAAPVPVPVVKAAPSLTVVEAAPVAVAPVAPLVKSAAIVAPAAPVAVAPMVRSAVPVTVVAAPEPLMAPEPPMPSLSVPHVGGQFHAQDEAGQYTFGHYGGPSTRVETRDSLGRTSGSFAYVDPEGDVQVRKYAAAPGSGFRVAASDLVEDTPAVAQVKSAHARAHQAVKSLTVNSVVTLV, encoded by the exons ATGAAATTCATT GTTTTATCACTGTTGGCAGCAACATGCTCCGCGGCTCCGCAGCTTTATCAGACGGTGGCAGGAACTGTGGCCAGTCCACAGTGGAACCTTCCGGCTGTTATGAAGATTCCTGAACCAGGTGTAAACTTGGGAATGGTATTAACCGCCCCTGCCCCTGTCCCCGTTGTGAAGGCcgcccctgtccctgtccctgttgtGAAGGCCGCCCCTTCCCTTACCGTCGTTGAAGCTGCCCCTGTAGCTGTGGCCCCTGTTGCCCCGCTGGTCAAGAGTGCAGCCATTGTGGCTCCTGCTGCCCCTGTGGCAGTTGCCCCTATGGTCAGGAGCGCTGTCCCCGTCACTGTAGTGGCAGCGCCTGAGCCCCTCATGGCCCCTGAACCCCCCATGCCCTCCCTCAGCGTCCCTCACGTGGGAGGCCAATTCCACGCCCAGGACGAGGCCGGCCAGTACACCTTCGGCCACTACGGCGGCCCCAGCACCCGCGTGGAGACCAGGGACTCTTTGGGTCGTACCTCCGGCAGCTTCGCCTACGTGGACCCCGAGGGGGACGTCCAGGTGAGGAAGTACGCCGCCGCCCCCGGTTCTGGCTTCAGGGTGGCCGCCTCTGACCTCGTCGAGGACACGCCCGCCGTGGCCCAGGTCAagtccgcccacgcccgcgcccaccaAGCTGTTAAGTCGTTGACAGTAAATTCTGTTGTCACGCTAGTTTAA